One part of the Georgfuchsia toluolica genome encodes these proteins:
- a CDS encoding ferredoxin--NADP reductase, with amino-acid sequence MAAVGTERVLSVHHWNDSLFSFTTSRDPGLRFENGHFVMVGLEVEGRPLMRAYSIASANHDEFLEFFSIKVQDGPLTSRLRHLKPGDPVLVGRKPIGTLTLHDLLPGKHLYLFSTGTGLAPFLSIIKDPETYQRFEKVVLVHGVRQIDELAYKDVITEELPSNEYFGEDVRRKLIYYPTVTREPFRNRGRLTDLIESGKLFEDIGLPALDPAVDRAMICGSPTMLKDASALLDARGFKISRHIGAPGDYVIERAFVEK; translated from the coding sequence ATGGCCGCCGTAGGCACCGAACGCGTTTTGAGCGTACATCACTGGAACGACAGCCTGTTCAGCTTCACTACCAGCCGCGACCCGGGGCTGCGTTTCGAGAACGGGCATTTCGTCATGGTCGGCCTCGAAGTCGAGGGCCGGCCGCTGATGCGTGCCTACAGCATCGCCAGCGCCAATCATGACGAGTTTCTCGAATTCTTCAGCATCAAGGTGCAGGACGGCCCACTGACTTCGCGCTTGCGGCATCTCAAACCCGGCGACCCGGTCCTGGTCGGTCGCAAGCCCATCGGCACGCTGACCCTGCACGATCTGCTGCCGGGCAAGCATCTATACCTGTTTTCCACGGGCACCGGGCTGGCGCCGTTTCTCAGCATCATCAAGGATCCGGAAACCTACCAGCGCTTCGAGAAAGTCGTGCTCGTCCACGGCGTTCGCCAGATTGACGAACTCGCCTACAAGGATGTGATTACCGAGGAACTGCCGTCGAACGAATACTTTGGCGAAGACGTGCGGCGGAAGCTGATCTATTACCCCACGGTGACGCGCGAGCCGTTCCGCAACCGCGGCCGTCTCACCGACCTGATCGAGAGCGGCAAACTGTTCGAGGATATCGGCCTGCCCGCACTCGATCCCGCCGTCGACCGCGCCATGATCTGCGGCAGCCCGACCATGCTCAAAGACGCCAGCGCCTTGTTGGATGCGCGCGGCTTCAAGATTTCGCGGCACATCGGCGCGCCGGGCGACTACGTCATTGAACGTGCTTTCGTGGAGAAATGA